The stretch of DNA CTCGACGCCATCACCGCCCGCTGGTTGCCGTGGGTCGTCGCCATCGCTTTCTTCATGCAATCCCTCGACGGGACCATCCTCAACACCGCCCTGCCGGCCATGGCCCGGGATCTGGCCGAAGACCCGTTGCGCATGCAAGGCGTGGTCATCGCCTACATGCTCACCGTGGCGTTGCTGATTCCGGCCTCGGGCTGGATCGCCGACCGCTTCGGGACCAAGAAGATCTTCTTCGGCGCGATCCTGCTGTTCAGTTTCGGCTCACTGCTCTGCGCCTTGTCCAGCACCCTGAGCATGCTGGTCGGCGCGCGGGTGATTCAGGGCCTGGGCGGTGCGCTGATGCTACCGGTCGGACGCCTGGTGGTGCTGCGCGCCTACCCGCGATCGGAGCTGGTGCGGATCATGGGTTTCATCACCATCCCCGGCCTGCTCGGCCCGTTGATCGGTCCGACCATGGGCGGCTGGATGGTGCAATACCTGACATGGCACTGGATCTTCCTGATCAACCTGCCAGTGGGCGTCCTCGGCTGCTACGCGGTGTGGAAGTTCATCCCCGACCTGCGCGGCACTGAGCGCACGCGCTTCGACAGCCTCGGCTTCCTGTTGTTTGGCGCGGCGATGATCCTGATCACCATCGCCATGGAAGGCCTTGGCGAACTGCACCTGCCGCACCTGCGGGTGATGTTGCTGCTGTTCGGCGGCCTGGCCTGTCTGGCGGCGTACTGGCTGCGCGCCGGGCACGTCGAAAATCCGCTGTTCGCCCCGTCGCTGTTCAAGACCCGCACCTTTGCCGTCGGCATTCTCGGCAACCTGTTCGCCCGTCTGGGCAGTGGTGCACTGCCGTTTCTGGTGCCATTGCTGCTGCAAGTGGCGCTAGGATATTCGCCGTCCCAGGCGGGGATGAGCATGCTGCCGCTGGCCGCTGCGGCGATGTTTGCCAAGTGGATGGCACGCCCGCTGATCGAGCGCCTCGGCTACCGCATCGTGCTCACCGGCAATACCCTCGCGCTGGGGATCATGCTGGCAAGCATGGGCCTGGTCAGCGAGCAGACGCCGTACTGGTTGCTGCTGTGCCTGCTGGCGATTCTGGGGGCGATCAATTCGCTGCAATTCACCGCGATGAACACCGTGACCCTGATCGACCTCGACGACGCCAGCGCCAGCAGCGGCAACAGCCTGCTGTCGGTGGTGGCGCAGTTGTCGTTGAGCCTGGGGGTGGCCTGCGCCGGTGCGTTGCTCGGCGGCTTTACCGCGGAAATCGGCAATGATGGCGTGGAAACCGTGCTGGGCGCGTTCCAACTGACGTTCGTCACCGTCGGGATCATGGCGATGCTCGCCGCGACGATTTTCTCGCAACTGTCGAAAGAGGACGGCCGCCGCGCGAAACGCCCGGAAGAACACATCGAACATTAATTACAACTTTTGCAGAATGGCTCTGTGGTAAGGGGCGTTTGTGGTGAGGGGATAAATCCCCGATGGGGTGCGCAGCAGCCCCAAGAAGGTTGGATGCGATCGGTCTGATGTACCGAGGTGGCAGGTATAGGGGGGTGCTGCGCACCCCATCGGGGATAAATCCCCTCGCCACAGGTGAGTCCTTCACTTCTGGTTTTAGTCGCTGTTCGTCCAGAACTTTCGAGGAAAGTGGCACGGGGCTGCTACACTGCGCGACATTTTGTTTTGCAGGCCAGTCCCGTGACCACCATCGCCACCGCTTTTAATACTCTGCCGCTGTCCGCCGCCATGCTGGCTAACCTCGAATCCCTCGGTTATGCCCAGATGACGCCGATCCAGGCGCAGAGCTTGCCGGTGATCCTCAAGGGGATGGACCTGATCGCCCAGGCCAAGACCGGCAGTGGCAAGACCGCCGCGTTCGGCATCGGCCTGCTGAACCCGATCAACCCGCGCTACTTCGGTTGCCAGGCGCTGGTGATCTGCCCGACCCGTGAGCTGGCCGACCAGGTCGCCAAGGAAATCCGTCGTCTGGCCCGTGCCGAAGACAACATCAAGGTCCTGACCCTGTGCGGCGGCGTGTCGTTCGGCCCACAGATCGCTTCGCTGGAGCACGGCGCGCACATCATCGTCGGCACCCCGGGGCGCATTCAGCAACACCTGCGCAAGGGTTCGCTGGTGCTCGACGGCCTGAACACGCTGATCCTCGACGAAGCCGACCGCATGCTCGACATGGGTTTCTACGACGCCATCGAAGACATCATCGTCAAGACCCCGGAGCGTCGTCAGACTCTGTTGTTCTCTGCCACTTACCCGGTGGGCATCAAGCAGCTGGCGTCGAAATTCATGCGTGACCCGCAAACGGTGAAAGCCGAAGCGTTCCACGACGACACGCAGATCGAACAGCGCTTCTACGAAATTTCCCCGGAAGAACGCATGAGCGCAGTGACCAAAGTCCTGCACCACTTCCGCCCGGCTTCCTGCGTCGCCTTCTGCTTCACCAAGCAGCAGGTGCAGGAAACCGTCGATCACCTGACCTCCAAAGGCATTTCCGCCGTCGGCCTGCATGGCGATCTGGAACAGCGTGACCGCGATCAGGTGCTGGCGATGTTCGCCAACCGCAGTACTTCGGTGCTGGTCGCCACCGACGTCGCCGCCCGTGGCCTGGACATCGATGCGCTGGACATGGTGATCAACGTCGAGCTGGCCCGCGATTCGGAAATCCACATTCACCGCGTTGGCCGTACCGGTCGCGCCGGCGAGAAAGGCATCGCGGTCAGCCTCGTCGCACCGTCCGAAGCCCATCGCGCGCAAGCCATCGAGCAGCTGCAGAAAGCCCCGCTGAACTGGGATCAGGTGGACAACCTCAAGTCCCAGGGCGGCGCCCCGCTGCAGCCACCGATGAGCACGCTGTGCATCGCCGGCGGGCGCAAGGACAAAGTGCGTCCGGGCGACATCCTCGGCGCACTGACTGGCGATGCCGGCATCCCGGGCGCCCAGGTCGGCAAGATCGCGATCTTCGACTTCCAGTCGTATGTGGCGGTTGAACGCACCGTGGTC from Pseudomonas sp. P8_229 encodes:
- the dbpA gene encoding ATP-dependent RNA helicase DbpA; protein product: MLANLESLGYAQMTPIQAQSLPVILKGMDLIAQAKTGSGKTAAFGIGLLNPINPRYFGCQALVICPTRELADQVAKEIRRLARAEDNIKVLTLCGGVSFGPQIASLEHGAHIIVGTPGRIQQHLRKGSLVLDGLNTLILDEADRMLDMGFYDAIEDIIVKTPERRQTLLFSATYPVGIKQLASKFMRDPQTVKAEAFHDDTQIEQRFYEISPEERMSAVTKVLHHFRPASCVAFCFTKQQVQETVDHLTSKGISAVGLHGDLEQRDRDQVLAMFANRSTSVLVATDVAARGLDIDALDMVINVELARDSEIHIHRVGRTGRAGEKGIAVSLVAPSEAHRAQAIEQLQKAPLNWDQVDNLKSQGGAPLQPPMSTLCIAGGRKDKVRPGDILGALTGDAGIPGAQVGKIAIFDFQSYVAVERTVVMQALQRLNNGKIKGRSLRVRVL
- the mdtD gene encoding multidrug transporter subunit MdtD; protein product: MPNRPPLDAITARWLPWVVAIAFFMQSLDGTILNTALPAMARDLAEDPLRMQGVVIAYMLTVALLIPASGWIADRFGTKKIFFGAILLFSFGSLLCALSSTLSMLVGARVIQGLGGALMLPVGRLVVLRAYPRSELVRIMGFITIPGLLGPLIGPTMGGWMVQYLTWHWIFLINLPVGVLGCYAVWKFIPDLRGTERTRFDSLGFLLFGAAMILITIAMEGLGELHLPHLRVMLLLFGGLACLAAYWLRAGHVENPLFAPSLFKTRTFAVGILGNLFARLGSGALPFLVPLLLQVALGYSPSQAGMSMLPLAAAAMFAKWMARPLIERLGYRIVLTGNTLALGIMLASMGLVSEQTPYWLLLCLLAILGAINSLQFTAMNTVTLIDLDDASASSGNSLLSVVAQLSLSLGVACAGALLGGFTAEIGNDGVETVLGAFQLTFVTVGIMAMLAATIFSQLSKEDGRRAKRPEEHIEH